The DNA window TCTTAACTGATATACTGGAAGAGGCAGTATGCAAATGGAAGGCATGAAATAGAAGAGGAGAAATAAATCAGGAGGAAATATGGCTAGGTTTTTTAATAATAAAAAAGTTGAATTGTTAGCCCCGGCCGGAACCATGGAAACCTTTAGAAGTGTGGTAAAGGCAAATTGTGATGCTATCTATCTCGGGGGCAAATCCTTGAATATGAGGATGATCAGAAAGGGTTTTAACCTAACAGACGAAGAAATAGCTAAAGCGGTTAAAATGGCTCATGATGTTGACAAAAAGATTTACGTTACAGTAAATAACATGCTGAATGAATTTGAAATTGATGAAGCTGCTGAATATCTGCATTTTTTAGAAAGAATAAATACAGACGGGATAATAATTCAAGACTTGGGTATAGTGCAGATATGCAAGGAACAAAAGCTTAAGAAACTTGAAATTCATACTTCCGTTATGATGAACGTGCATAATATTGAGTTTGTAAAAGCACTTCAGGAGTATGGAGTATCAAGAGTAGTTATATCACGGGAAATGGATTTGAAAACCGCAAAGAATTTACAGAATATGACCGGTATTGAAACGGAGTATTTCATGCACGGTGATATTTGTGCCGTCAACGGTGCCAACTGTTACTACAGCAGCTTGCTCTGGGGCAACAGCTCCAATAGGGGACGCTGTTTCAAACCCTGCAGATGGGCGTATAAGATAAAAAAGAACGGATATCTGTATCCAACTGAGTACCCTCTCGCAGCAAAGGATATGTACATGTACGAGCACATACCCGAGCTTATCGAGGCTTGTGTTACATCGTTTAAAATAGAAGGCCGTATGAGAGAAACTGATTTCATAGTTGACTTGGTAAATACCTATGGTGAAGCCATAGATAGATATATAGAGGACCCTTTAAGCTACGACCGTAAAAAGCAAGCAAAGGAAATGTTTGAAAAACGCAAAAGAGATTTCACCACTGCTTATGCATTTGGAAAGCCTGGCTTGGATTTTATCAATACTCGCTACGAAGGTACAGGGAAGTTTTACTCCACTGGAAAGGTTTTCTCTGTGCCCTCTGAAGAGCCTGAAATCACACCGGCTGTCCTTACCGCAGCGCAGACTGAATTAAGCAGCGCTAAGAGTGATTCACACCACCGCAAGCACAAATTATCCGTCAAAGTAAATAACTATGAGCAAGCTAAGCTTTGTATTGAAGCGGGTGCAAACCGTATTTATATATCCTGCGAAGTGTTGCAGCCTGATGAGTTTATGACCATAGAACAGCTGCGGCAATTGGTGAGTATAAAAGGAAGCACTGAAATTTATCTTGCTTTTCCTCAAATGATGGATGAGCTGCAGTTCGATATTATTGATCACTACTTGAGCAAATATGGAAATATTTTTGACGGGCTTCTGGTATCAAATTTAGGCGCTATAAGAAGATACAGCGGCAAATATAAATTAGTAACCGATTATAACCTTAATATATATAATCACAAAGCCTTGGATTTCTATAAGGAGCTGGGAGTTAGCGAGTTCACTACCTCAATAGAAGCTAAAATCAATGAACTGGCTGAATTCTGTACTTTGGTACAAGGAAAACTGGAGCTAATAGTACATGGGCCCATAAGAGTCATGTATTTGGAGCATAATCTTTATGATAATGTAAATGTTTTGCAGCCTATTGAAGCTGCTGCCAATAAATATGTTGATGACAATGTCCTGGTTATGATGAGCGATAAAGGTGAAAATCCCGTCTACATAGACCAAAACGGAAGGAATCACTTATTTACATCCAAGGAACTATGTATGCTACCGCTATTGCCGCACTTTAGCTTTGACAATCCTGTCGACTTCCGTATTGAAGGTCAGACTTATAGTCTTGAGGAATTGAAGTATATCATAGAGATCTATAAGAGTGCCATTGATGACAAATCAAAATGCGAGACGTTGTATGAAAAAATGAAATCCTTCAGAGCGGGATTTACATTAGGTGCTCTATCTTATAAATTTGGGTTAGAATAATTATATATATAATGAAACGAAATATGAAAAATCAGAACAGTAGAATGAGAGGCGCTACTATGAGTTATATAGGTCCTGAGGACATTTTAAAGAAAAGGCAGCAATACTTTTTCCCTGCTACTTCGTCCTTTTATAAGGAACCACCGCAAATAGTAGGAGGTTCCATGCAATATCTTTTTGACCATAACAACAAGAAATACACGGATTTTTTTGCAGGAGTATCCGTTTTGAACTGTGGACACTCAAATCCCGAAATACTAAAGGATACAATCGAACAGCTCAGTAAAATGCAGCATACAACTACCTTGTATCTCACCCAGCCTATGGTTGAGCTTGCGGAGAAGTTGGCTGGAATTCTTCCGGGCAATATCAGGAGAACTTTCTTTTGCGTGACAGGCTCAGAGGCAAATGAAGGAGCTATGGCTTTGGCCAGACTATATACAAACAAACCCGGCTATATTGCCTTGCAGGGCGGCTTGCACGGCAGGACGCATTTGACCCTCAGCGTAACAGGAATCCCTATGTGGCGTCTGGATGATAACCTAATAAAAGAAAACATATTTTTTATTGATAGACCATACTCGGCAGTGTGCAGCTATGAGGAAGCAATGAATAATTCGCTTCAGCAGCTGGAAGAAGTACTGCGAAATCACGGTCAGAATATTGCTGCAATGCTTATGGAGCCAATTCAGGGTAATGGCGGGATAATAATGTATCCTCATGACTACGTCAAAAAAGTAAAAGCTCTTCTCGAAAAATATAATGTGCTGCTAATCGCAGATGAAGTGCAGACCGGTTATGGAAGAACGGGCAAAATGTTTGCTATTGAGCAATATGACGTGGTACCGGATATAATTGTAACTGCAAAAGCATTGGGCAATGGAATCCCGATTTCCACCTTCTCAACTACCGATGAAATTTCGGCGGCTTATAACAGACCTTCTGCTTCCACCTTTGGAGGGAACCCTGTAGCGGCTCAAACGGCCTTAAGCGTACTCAACTATATTGAGAAAAACGACCTGGTCAACAGAGCAAAGGAACTCGGAGGCTATCTGAAACAGGAGCTTCAGCAGTTATCCTCTCCCTTTATCAAGGAAATAAGAGGCTGTGGATTAATGCTTGGTATGCAAATTCAAGCCAAAGATCAGAGTAAGAACTCAGCAGAAATCACCGATATGGTCCTGGAGGAAATGAAGGAAAGAGGGTTCCTGGTGGGCAAGAATGGCTTAAACAGAGATGTAGTAGCCTTCCAACCTCCGCTGATCATTGCAAAAGAAGATATTGATGCTATGATTTTTAACCTGCGACAGACTTTAGACAAACTAGAATAATAGAAACTACCTTATTATATACATAAAAGAGAATCTCCTTT is part of the Clostridia bacterium genome and encodes:
- a CDS encoding U32 family peptidase, which encodes MARFFNNKKVELLAPAGTMETFRSVVKANCDAIYLGGKSLNMRMIRKGFNLTDEEIAKAVKMAHDVDKKIYVTVNNMLNEFEIDEAAEYLHFLERINTDGIIIQDLGIVQICKEQKLKKLEIHTSVMMNVHNIEFVKALQEYGVSRVVISREMDLKTAKNLQNMTGIETEYFMHGDICAVNGANCYYSSLLWGNSSNRGRCFKPCRWAYKIKKNGYLYPTEYPLAAKDMYMYEHIPELIEACVTSFKIEGRMRETDFIVDLVNTYGEAIDRYIEDPLSYDRKKQAKEMFEKRKRDFTTAYAFGKPGLDFINTRYEGTGKFYSTGKVFSVPSEEPEITPAVLTAAQTELSSAKSDSHHRKHKLSVKVNNYEQAKLCIEAGANRIYISCEVLQPDEFMTIEQLRQLVSIKGSTEIYLAFPQMMDELQFDIIDHYLSKYGNIFDGLLVSNLGAIRRYSGKYKLVTDYNLNIYNHKALDFYKELGVSEFTTSIEAKINELAEFCTLVQGKLELIVHGPIRVMYLEHNLYDNVNVLQPIEAAANKYVDDNVLVMMSDKGENPVYIDQNGRNHLFTSKELCMLPLLPHFSFDNPVDFRIEGQTYSLEELKYIIEIYKSAIDDKSKCETLYEKMKSFRAGFTLGALSYKFGLE
- a CDS encoding aspartate aminotransferase family protein, encoding MSYIGPEDILKKRQQYFFPATSSFYKEPPQIVGGSMQYLFDHNNKKYTDFFAGVSVLNCGHSNPEILKDTIEQLSKMQHTTTLYLTQPMVELAEKLAGILPGNIRRTFFCVTGSEANEGAMALARLYTNKPGYIALQGGLHGRTHLTLSVTGIPMWRLDDNLIKENIFFIDRPYSAVCSYEEAMNNSLQQLEEVLRNHGQNIAAMLMEPIQGNGGIIMYPHDYVKKVKALLEKYNVLLIADEVQTGYGRTGKMFAIEQYDVVPDIIVTAKALGNGIPISTFSTTDEISAAYNRPSASTFGGNPVAAQTALSVLNYIEKNDLVNRAKELGGYLKQELQQLSSPFIKEIRGCGLMLGMQIQAKDQSKNSAEITDMVLEEMKERGFLVGKNGLNRDVVAFQPPLIIAKEDIDAMIFNLRQTLDKLE